The following are encoded together in the Nitrospinaceae bacterium genome:
- a CDS encoding 4Fe-4S dicluster domain-containing protein: MARYAMIIDSERCTGCMACAIACKTGYETIGGESRNWVRSEGIEGKFPNLRQRFVPGNCMQCDTPYCVYNCPTGASFKSAGGIVQIDAEACIGCGYCVDACPYGARFIDPDRGIAEKCNFCNERLVAGREPLCVEVCPSGVRTLGNLHEPKFAKLVKNSGARPLVGGGVNPLPAVFYKGLSENDEIANAPRPPREATASMWLRALVNPAVKWMVGLAFMGQAVAYLHQLWHGEKQFEDEK; encoded by the coding sequence ATGGCTAGATACGCGATGATAATCGATTCCGAGCGCTGCACCGGTTGCATGGCTTGTGCCATCGCTTGCAAGACCGGCTATGAAACAATCGGCGGCGAGTCGCGAAACTGGGTCCGCTCAGAGGGAATCGAGGGCAAGTTTCCCAACCTTCGCCAACGCTTCGTGCCAGGCAACTGCATGCAGTGCGACACGCCATATTGTGTTTACAACTGCCCGACGGGCGCGAGCTTCAAGAGCGCTGGTGGCATTGTCCAAATTGACGCCGAGGCCTGCATCGGCTGTGGCTACTGCGTCGATGCCTGCCCCTATGGCGCTAGATTCATTGACCCCGATCGCGGGATCGCCGAGAAATGCAATTTCTGCAATGAGCGGCTTGTGGCAGGTAGGGAGCCCCTGTGCGTGGAGGTGTGCCCCTCTGGGGTACGGACTCTTGGTAACTTGCACGAGCCGAAATTCGCGAAACTCGTGAAAAATTCGGGCGCACGCCCACTCGTTGGCGGCGGCGTGAACCCCTTACCTGCAGTATTTTACAAGGGTCTAAGCGAAAATGATGAGATCGCCAACGCACCTCGCCCGCCCCGCGAGGCGACGGCCAGTATGTGGCTCCGGGCCTTGGTGAACCCCGCCGTTAAGTGGATGGTCGGGCTCGCCTTCATGGGCCAGGCGGTGGCTTATCTTCACCAACTCTGGCACGGGGAAAAACAATTCGAGGATGAAAAATGA
- a CDS encoding ABC transporter permease yields the protein MSHEGLATERRAQELDGELPEQNLLTGLARSLRRQKSAIVGLAILVVVTLTAITAPIISPMSPTANSLSRVLKPPMWEGEGHVFILGTDHLGRDLLSRIIYGTQVSLIVGFFSVVFSGAIGLFVGLMAGYFGGKVDYLLMRLVDFVLSFPFILLALSTIAILGPSLELIIVMISLRLWTVYARVVRGAVLSLREMEFVVAAVGIGGSHMRVLFRHILPNVLAPVIIIGSLYLGRMIIIEAGLSFLGLGVPPPTPTWGGLMAEGRSYLYVSWWIAAFPCLAITLTALGANLVGDWLRNVLDPRLRVR from the coding sequence ATGAGTCATGAAGGGCTTGCCACGGAGAGACGTGCACAGGAATTAGATGGAGAGCTTCCTGAGCAAAATCTCTTGACGGGGTTGGCGCGTTCGTTGCGTAGGCAAAAATCAGCCATAGTAGGTTTGGCGATCTTAGTAGTCGTGACGCTGACAGCAATAACGGCGCCGATAATATCGCCGATGAGTCCGACGGCGAATTCGCTCTCGCGGGTATTGAAGCCGCCAATGTGGGAGGGCGAGGGTCACGTTTTCATCTTGGGGACGGACCATTTGGGGCGCGATCTCTTGAGCCGGATAATCTATGGAACTCAAGTCTCGCTGATCGTAGGATTTTTTTCAGTTGTATTCTCGGGTGCGATCGGTTTGTTTGTGGGTCTTATGGCGGGCTATTTCGGGGGTAAGGTCGACTATCTGCTCATGCGCCTGGTGGACTTTGTCCTTTCGTTCCCGTTTATCTTGTTGGCGCTTTCTACTATTGCAATCCTGGGGCCGAGTCTTGAATTGATCATCGTGATGATCTCACTGCGGCTCTGGACGGTGTACGCGCGTGTGGTACGCGGGGCGGTTCTTTCGCTGCGCGAGATGGAGTTCGTGGTGGCAGCGGTGGGGATCGGGGGCAGCCATATGCGGGTGTTGTTCCGCCACATCCTTCCAAACGTGTTGGCTCCGGTGATAATAATTGGCTCGCTCTACCTAGGGCGGATGATCATCATCGAGGCGGGATTGAGTTTTCTGGGCCTGGGAGTCCCCCCTCCTACTCCGACATGGGGGGGATTGATGGCCGAGGGCCGTTCATATTTGTACGTTTCGTGGTGGATCGCGGCATTTCCGTGTCTTGCAATTACGCTGACGGCATTGGGGGCGAATTTGGTGGGCGACTGGCTGCGTAATGTACTCGACCCCCGTCTGCGGGTTCGGTAG
- a CDS encoding SDR family oxidoreductase yields MDLGLKDKTALVTGGSHGIGRASAISLADDGARVAIVARNLDGLEEGAADIEKKTGHRPLIFQADCTNFEEVTRMFQKAADALGGLDILINSTGETRGGHLMDLSEEDWQLSMGSKLQTQVRCCKEAVPLMRSRGGGCIVNVIGNRGKHPAGDSLTVGAANAALANFTVALGQDEAPNNIRVVGVSPAPVVTRRQNRAMEKRAKALGISVEEARKLRLVDVPLGRAARPEEIGDVVAFAASARASFITGTVIYVDGGSTPGV; encoded by the coding sequence ATGGATTTAGGATTGAAGGACAAGACAGCACTGGTGACAGGTGGCAGCCACGGGATTGGACGTGCCTCGGCCATTTCCCTGGCCGATGATGGCGCACGGGTGGCGATTGTAGCGCGGAACCTGGATGGTCTTGAGGAAGGTGCTGCTGATATTGAAAAAAAGACGGGCCATCGACCTCTGATATTTCAAGCAGATTGCACTAACTTTGAGGAAGTAACCCGAATGTTTCAAAAAGCCGCTGACGCTCTTGGCGGCCTCGACATTCTTATCAATTCCACCGGGGAGACGAGGGGAGGCCATCTAATGGATCTCTCTGAGGAGGATTGGCAGCTGAGTATGGGCTCGAAGCTTCAGACCCAGGTCCGCTGCTGCAAGGAGGCGGTTCCGCTCATGCGCTCTCGGGGGGGCGGCTGCATTGTAAATGTCATTGGAAACCGAGGAAAACATCCGGCCGGCGATTCTTTGACAGTAGGTGCAGCCAACGCCGCACTTGCGAATTTTACAGTGGCGCTTGGCCAGGATGAGGCACCTAATAATATTCGTGTGGTGGGCGTTAGCCCTGCACCCGTTGTAACTCGACGACAAAACAGGGCTATGGAGAAACGTGCGAAGGCCTTGGGCATTTCGGTGGAGGAAGCCCGCAAGCTTCGGCTTGTCGATGTTCCGCTTGGCCGTGCCGCCCGACCGGAGGAGATTGGCGATGTCGTTGCATTCGCCGCCTCCGCCCGCGCCAGTTTCATCACCGGTACGGTGATTTACGTAGATGGGGGCTCCACCCCAGGCGTATAG
- a CDS encoding DUF2703 domain-containing protein codes for MTKSEQWACCEFETSGKDPCVCPLCGESKSDVAEELSSEKEIRSILIEFLYIDITQCKRCQELRNRLEEVVSSLRNLLLETGIDISVRKKHIQTEAEARKVGLKSSPTIRLNGRDIQPDLKEKVCESCSEISGEFVNCRVWNFKGTEYITPPKGMLVDHILREIYAGSAQATEKTPAETDVPENLKTFFAAKRGEKTPKWDRRKS; via the coding sequence ATGACTAAGAGTGAGCAATGGGCTTGTTGCGAATTCGAAACCTCAGGAAAAGATCCATGTGTTTGTCCACTTTGCGGGGAATCAAAAAGCGACGTAGCTGAAGAATTATCCTCGGAGAAAGAGATACGGTCGATTTTGATCGAATTTCTCTATATCGACATAACGCAGTGTAAGCGCTGCCAGGAACTGCGAAATAGACTTGAGGAAGTAGTTTCGAGCCTGCGCAATTTGTTGCTTGAAACTGGAATCGATATCAGCGTTCGAAAAAAACATATTCAAACTGAGGCGGAGGCCCGAAAAGTCGGATTGAAAAGCTCTCCCACCATTCGTTTAAACGGACGCGATATTCAGCCGGATCTGAAGGAAAAGGTGTGTGAATCTTGCTCTGAGATAAGTGGTGAGTTTGTGAATTGTCGCGTCTGGAATTTTAAAGGAACCGAATACATCACCCCTCCCAAGGGGATGCTCGTTGATCACATTCTTCGGGAAATTTATGCGGGCTCTGCTCAAGCGACCGAAAAGACGCCTGCGGAAACGGATGTTCCCGAAAATTTAAAAACTTTTTTTGCTGCCAAACGTGGGGAAAAGACCCCAAAATGGGATCGGCGAAAGAGTTGA
- a CDS encoding ABC transporter permease, giving the protein MTGYIFRRLIQSIVLIKFVLVFVFLLLHLTGDPVRVMAPDGATEQDIEQMRHEMGLDKPLLTQYGIFFRGAIRGDFGVSFEHGESAMKIVIEHLPATVELAFSAFLISIMLGIPLGCLAAFRENTAYDQGMMFGAVLGQAVPDFGMGLMMILLFSVFLGWLPPFGRGDWSNLVMPAVAASLYHTARLARLMRSEMLEVIRQDYITTAHSKGVANKSVIFRHALKNASIPIVTVLGIDLALTLGGTVIIETVFAWPGVGRLTVQAIHNRDFPVVQSAVFLMASTFVIINMLVDIIYTYLDPRIKYQ; this is encoded by the coding sequence ATGACGGGCTACATATTCCGACGCTTGATCCAATCCATTGTCCTGATCAAATTCGTATTGGTGTTCGTGTTTCTGTTGTTGCACCTGACAGGAGATCCGGTTCGTGTGATGGCGCCTGATGGCGCAACTGAGCAGGATATTGAGCAAATGCGTCATGAGATGGGTTTGGACAAGCCCCTTTTGACCCAGTACGGGATTTTCTTCCGAGGGGCAATTCGGGGCGACTTCGGGGTTTCGTTCGAACATGGCGAATCCGCGATGAAAATAGTGATCGAGCATCTTCCAGCAACAGTAGAGTTGGCGTTCTCGGCATTTTTGATTTCGATAATGCTTGGTATTCCGCTGGGTTGTTTGGCAGCCTTCCGGGAGAACACGGCTTACGACCAGGGCATGATGTTCGGGGCCGTTTTAGGCCAGGCGGTACCGGATTTTGGGATGGGCCTGATGATGATATTGCTGTTTTCGGTCTTTTTGGGCTGGTTGCCCCCATTTGGGAGAGGGGATTGGAGCAATTTGGTGATGCCAGCAGTAGCGGCTTCTCTGTATCACACTGCACGACTGGCACGTTTGATGCGCTCGGAGATGCTCGAGGTTATTCGCCAGGATTACATCACGACGGCGCACTCGAAGGGTGTGGCTAATAAATCCGTAATCTTCCGCCATGCGCTTAAGAACGCCTCGATTCCTATTGTGACTGTTCTAGGGATTGATTTGGCATTGACGTTGGGTGGCACGGTAATCATCGAGACTGTTTTTGCCTGGCCGGGGGTGGGGCGTCTAACGGTTCAGGCGATTCACAACCGCGACTTTCCCGTTGTGCAGTCTGCGGTGTTCTTGATGGCGTCAACGTTCGTGATAATCAACATGTTGGTGGACATTATCTACACATACCTTGACCCGAGGATTAAATATCAATGA
- a CDS encoding cytochrome B6, which translates to MSQATLSKKMTTPEHQLSVEQIKEMREKRIKKHDSASVLLHWFNAACWLFLVATGLATISNPAYAIVPIEWTRLMRTVFGGSSGVIFWHVAIGLLWVGVLSVHILAGWRSLTLPFLKNNFLMDRDDVMWLINRAKRILGKDVKLPPQGPYNAGQKIFGIVVTGGSIVILLSGLALTFRSYLPETAWVAWALPVHLFAVGAVCAGLCVHIYMGGVFPEEKQAFFSMFTGEVNELYAYRHHKKWYDEIKEEEAAWEERLRIRLGETTPQAHLNTGDEKMENSALGESDLSEKDPVNGEAAPRGE; encoded by the coding sequence ATGAGCCAGGCGACTCTTTCAAAAAAAATGACAACACCTGAACACCAGCTCTCCGTCGAGCAAATCAAGGAAATGCGAGAAAAACGGATTAAGAAGCATGATTCTGCCAGTGTGCTACTCCATTGGTTCAATGCAGCTTGTTGGCTGTTTCTAGTAGCAACCGGATTGGCGACAATCAGCAATCCGGCCTACGCCATCGTTCCCATCGAATGGACCAGACTCATGCGCACTGTATTCGGAGGCTCAAGCGGTGTGATTTTCTGGCATGTAGCAATCGGGCTCTTATGGGTGGGTGTCCTCTCTGTTCATATCCTCGCCGGGTGGAGGTCTTTGACCCTACCGTTTCTGAAAAATAATTTTCTGATGGACCGGGACGATGTAATGTGGCTCATCAACCGAGCCAAACGGATTCTCGGAAAGGATGTGAAGCTACCACCGCAGGGCCCTTATAACGCCGGACAGAAAATTTTTGGCATCGTGGTAACCGGCGGAAGCATAGTTATTCTCCTGAGCGGGTTGGCGCTGACCTTCCGTTCCTACTTGCCCGAAACTGCATGGGTGGCTTGGGCGCTACCGGTTCACCTTTTTGCCGTGGGAGCAGTCTGTGCTGGTCTATGCGTACATATATATATGGGCGGGGTTTTTCCTGAGGAAAAACAGGCTTTCTTCTCCATGTTTACAGGCGAGGTGAATGAATTGTATGCCTACCGACACCACAAAAAATGGTACGACGAAATCAAGGAGGAGGAAGCCGCCTGGGAGGAGCGCTTGAGAATTAGGCTGGGAGAAACTACCCCTCAAGCGCATTTGAATACGGGGGATGAGAAAATGGAAAATTCAGCCTTGGGTGAATCTGACCTCTCGGAAAAAGATCCTGTCAACGGCGAAGCCGCTCCGAGAGGAGAGTAA
- a CDS encoding sulfurtransferase yields the protein MIRKIPLTAAILWIFSFAGNALAADYERSEFIVSTAELSTLLDKDTVKIVDARKLDKYQVGHIPGAISLPRKKTQFKWRGTSGFMVPLKAMEKIFSDRGIKPTDTLIFYDDQMKPTVTRLFWTAHVLGHQKARVLNGGMALWVKEARPVSKEIPSVITSDYKAKPDWSVLADSAYVFSKLNKPEITLIDTRSPKEWSGLKASRKVKRAGRIPGAKLVDWSWHVTKKDGVTTLKTAAELKRMFARTGATKEKEIISYCRTGMRSSHSYWVLKLLGYPNVRNFDGSMIEWGNRMELPLEN from the coding sequence ATGATAAGAAAAATTCCTCTCACAGCGGCAATATTGTGGATTTTCAGTTTCGCAGGAAACGCTCTGGCGGCTGATTACGAGCGTTCCGAGTTCATCGTTTCAACGGCAGAGCTTTCCACTCTCCTAGATAAGGACACCGTGAAAATCGTTGACGCCCGCAAACTGGATAAATACCAAGTGGGCCATATTCCTGGTGCGATATCGCTGCCAAGGAAAAAGACACAGTTTAAGTGGCGGGGAACATCCGGATTTATGGTCCCCCTCAAAGCGATGGAGAAAATTTTCAGCGACAGAGGGATCAAGCCGACCGACACCTTGATATTCTACGACGACCAGATGAAGCCGACCGTCACCCGGCTATTTTGGACGGCTCATGTATTGGGCCATCAAAAGGCTCGGGTCTTGAACGGCGGAATGGCCTTGTGGGTCAAGGAGGCTCGTCCCGTAAGCAAGGAAATTCCTTCAGTCATTACGAGTGACTATAAAGCCAAGCCCGATTGGTCCGTTCTGGCAGACTCGGCTTACGTTTTCTCGAAATTGAACAAGCCGGAAATAACCTTGATCGATACGCGCTCCCCGAAAGAGTGGTCGGGTCTTAAAGCCAGCCGAAAAGTGAAAAGAGCAGGCCGAATACCGGGCGCAAAACTTGTCGACTGGTCTTGGCACGTGACGAAGAAAGACGGCGTGACAACATTGAAAACCGCCGCCGAGCTGAAAAGGATGTTCGCTCGAACTGGCGCCACCAAGGAAAAGGAGATCATTTCTTACTGCCGGACGGGAATGAGATCTTCGCATTCCTACTGGGTATTGAAGCTGCTCGGATACCCGAATGTTAGGAACTTCGACGGCTCGATGATCGAATGGGGAAATCGCATGGAGCTTCCCCTTGAGAATTAG
- a CDS encoding molybdopterin-dependent oxidoreductase — protein sequence MSAKLSRRKFLKIAAGGTGVVAVAATGSPARAFSLSGKKPTPRLESDKIVPSTCAMCYWQCGIHAHVKNGRVNRIEGNPDDPLSRGKLCPRGVAGIGQLYDPDRLRTPLIRERSGGKQFWREASWDEALDFAAERLDAVRKKYGPEAIALFTHGPGSSHFRRLLKAIGSPNVAASSFGQCRGPRDVGFELTFGMSPGSPENIDVANAECLVLLGSHLGENMHNTAVQEFSEFLGNGGNLIVVDPRFSVAASKAKHWLPIRPGTDMALLLAWINVILNEKLYDKDYVNNYCSGLKDLWRAVWQYTPDWAYAETGIEASVIHQTARELAKALPRTIVHPGRHVTWYGDDTQRSRAIAILNALLGSWGRKGGFYMRGRWPVPPYPIPKFPKPQRPRADGVGQDVPFGHEGLVNRMRDATRTGKPYPIKAWMVYATNLIHNTPGVKETREAIDKLDFMMAVDIMPSDITGYADLILPESTYLERYDDLRAGATDVDFIQLRQPVIPPLKGTRPGWQIAKDIAMRLSLKKYFPWKDFPEYLDKRLQLANLSLRDAREKGVFTRERSPRFFEDGAPVRFRTESGKIELFSLALLQKGFEPVPRFTRHPQPPVDHYRLIYGRSANHTFAWTQNNRLLLDHYPENTVWMNTNEARAKGLGDGEYVRLYNEDGVTSFPVKLKVTEGIRPDCVYIVHGFGQTNQKLSLAYGRGASDTALMNRYAIDPLCGATGMRVTFVGVKNAAGTGQEV from the coding sequence ATGTCGGCCAAATTAAGTCGTCGTAAATTTTTAAAAATCGCAGCCGGGGGCACCGGTGTCGTCGCCGTAGCTGCTACGGGTAGCCCTGCGAGAGCATTTTCCCTTTCGGGAAAAAAACCCACACCGCGATTAGAGAGCGACAAAATTGTTCCCAGCACATGTGCCATGTGCTACTGGCAGTGCGGAATTCATGCGCATGTAAAAAATGGCCGGGTAAATCGCATCGAGGGCAACCCGGACGACCCCCTCAGCCGGGGAAAACTCTGCCCGCGCGGGGTTGCAGGAATCGGCCAGCTCTACGATCCGGACCGGCTCCGCACACCTCTGATTCGAGAGCGCTCCGGGGGAAAACAATTCTGGCGAGAGGCGAGTTGGGACGAAGCGCTCGATTTTGCAGCCGAGCGCCTGGACGCTGTTCGAAAAAAATACGGCCCTGAGGCAATAGCACTTTTCACCCATGGCCCCGGAAGCAGTCATTTTCGGCGTCTGCTCAAAGCCATTGGTTCGCCCAATGTTGCGGCGAGCTCGTTCGGACAATGCCGTGGGCCGCGCGACGTCGGATTCGAGTTGACCTTTGGCATGAGCCCCGGATCGCCTGAGAATATCGATGTCGCAAACGCGGAATGTCTCGTGCTCCTGGGCTCGCATCTGGGCGAGAACATGCACAACACCGCCGTGCAGGAATTCTCGGAATTTCTCGGCAACGGTGGGAACCTCATAGTCGTCGATCCGAGGTTTTCCGTCGCGGCCAGCAAGGCAAAACACTGGCTTCCGATACGCCCGGGAACAGATATGGCCCTGCTCCTTGCTTGGATTAATGTGATCCTGAACGAGAAGCTTTACGACAAGGATTATGTGAATAACTACTGCTCGGGCCTTAAAGATCTGTGGCGGGCCGTCTGGCAATACACGCCCGATTGGGCCTACGCGGAAACGGGCATAGAGGCGAGCGTGATCCATCAAACGGCAAGAGAACTCGCCAAGGCCTTGCCCCGGACTATCGTACACCCCGGTCGACATGTGACCTGGTACGGGGACGACACACAGCGCTCGCGAGCAATAGCGATTTTAAATGCGCTCTTAGGTAGCTGGGGCAGAAAAGGCGGATTTTATATGCGCGGCAGATGGCCGGTGCCGCCCTACCCCATTCCGAAATTTCCCAAACCTCAAAGACCCCGCGCCGACGGCGTGGGTCAGGATGTCCCGTTCGGCCACGAAGGACTCGTCAATCGCATGCGGGACGCTACCCGGACGGGCAAGCCCTATCCAATCAAGGCTTGGATGGTCTACGCGACGAATCTCATCCACAACACGCCCGGTGTTAAAGAAACTCGGGAGGCCATCGATAAGCTCGACTTCATGATGGCCGTGGACATCATGCCAAGCGACATCACCGGGTACGCAGATTTGATTCTGCCCGAGAGCACCTACCTTGAGCGCTATGACGACCTCCGCGCCGGGGCGACGGATGTAGATTTCATCCAGCTTCGCCAGCCCGTCATCCCTCCGCTCAAGGGAACGCGGCCCGGCTGGCAAATCGCCAAGGATATTGCCATGCGCCTAAGCCTTAAAAAGTATTTCCCATGGAAGGATTTTCCGGAATATCTGGACAAACGCCTCCAGCTCGCAAATCTCTCGTTGCGCGACGCCCGGGAAAAAGGCGTTTTCACCCGCGAACGCTCGCCACGCTTTTTCGAGGACGGGGCGCCTGTGCGCTTTAGGACCGAATCGGGAAAAATCGAGTTATTCTCGCTGGCGCTGCTACAAAAGGGGTTCGAGCCTGTGCCCCGCTTCACGCGGCATCCACAACCTCCCGTCGACCACTACCGCCTTATCTACGGGCGCTCGGCGAACCACACCTTCGCCTGGACACAGAATAATCGCTTGTTGCTCGACCACTACCCCGAGAACACTGTCTGGATGAATACCAATGAAGCCCGAGCGAAGGGACTAGGGGACGGAGAATATGTCCGCCTCTATAACGAGGATGGCGTGACGTCATTTCCAGTGAAACTGAAAGTTACCGAAGGCATCCGGCCCGACTGCGTATATATCGTTCACGGATTTGGACAAACCAACCAGAAGCTTAGCCTGGCATACGGGCGAGGGGCGAGCGACACGGCCCTGATGAACCGCTATGCCATCGATCCACTCTGTGGCGCGACGGGAATGCGTGTGACATTCGTTGGTGTCAAGAATGCCGCCGGCACCGGGCAGGAGGTCTGA
- a CDS encoding rhodanese-like domain-containing protein, whose translation MIKDARTTHPQISVTEAQMLMTTDPELLVIDVREPAEFKAGNVAGAIHIPRGLLEFKLIKREKNLNRPILIYCRSGARASFAGEKLTELGYTNVKNMTGGYLAYAKAMKTN comes from the coding sequence ATGATTAAGGACGCAAGAACCACGCACCCACAAATTAGCGTCACCGAGGCACAGATGCTCATGACCACCGATCCGGAACTGCTAGTCATTGATGTGCGTGAACCGGCCGAATTTAAGGCAGGCAATGTAGCGGGCGCCATCCATATCCCGCGTGGGCTTCTTGAGTTCAAGCTCATAAAGCGGGAGAAAAATCTAAATCGCCCAATTTTGATTTATTGCCGCTCGGGCGCGCGAGCTTCGTTCGCAGGAGAGAAGCTCACAGAACTTGGCTACACGAATGTGAAAAACATGACGGGCGGTTATCTGGCATATGCCAAGGCAATGAAAACAAACTAA
- a CDS encoding rhodanese-like domain-containing protein — MNFSLFGRVAVAIAICISFAVSPTWAERKLQFSPDKYISASQVADSLIKGEERVFLLDVRNDWEYSDFHIPGASNIAVQVLKDPNNLAKIPKGRKIVLYCRTGVRSERALGILLAKGYDAYSMEGGVASWWRNIIEPPSITMAPFGKQGAPFRKRQGIRNYFMKIPGAGPALATPPGPDIKKSAKSAPQVTDAPKVAKPKMAPLQPCAVGGTPDMGNPCG; from the coding sequence ATGAATTTTTCGTTGTTCGGGCGTGTGGCAGTTGCCATCGCAATCTGCATTTCGTTTGCGGTATCTCCTACATGGGCAGAGCGCAAACTACAATTCTCACCGGACAAATATATCTCAGCCTCTCAGGTGGCCGACTCTTTGATCAAAGGCGAGGAGCGTGTTTTCCTTCTTGATGTCAGAAACGACTGGGAATACAGCGACTTCCACATTCCTGGCGCTAGCAACATCGCTGTTCAGGTATTAAAGGATCCGAACAATCTCGCGAAGATTCCCAAGGGCCGAAAGATTGTCCTTTACTGCAGAACAGGGGTTCGCTCAGAACGCGCGCTCGGCATATTACTAGCCAAGGGGTATGACGCATATTCCATGGAGGGCGGCGTGGCTTCGTGGTGGAGAAACATAATCGAGCCGCCGAGTATTACCATGGCTCCATTTGGAAAACAGGGTGCTCCATTTCGAAAACGGCAAGGAATTCGAAATTATTTCATGAAAATTCCCGGCGCTGGGCCTGCCTTGGCCACACCCCCTGGACCCGACATAAAGAAAAGCGCGAAGTCAGCACCCCAGGTCACGGATGCCCCGAAAGTGGCGAAACCTAAAATGGCCCCGCTGCAACCGTGCGCGGTTGGTGGTACGCCCGATATGGGCAACCCGTGCGGGTAA
- a CDS encoding class I SAM-dependent methyltransferase: MNVVEEKAALDAQQFHWELMFSKNREMFGAAPSRAAIEAVKIFRRNNCRKILELGSGQGRDTFNFAHSGFNVTAMDYSETASKAIRSRAGALGVAHAVRAICRDVRQPMPFDDASFDACFSHMLFCMALRDEEIERIAAEVCRVLRPGGIHVYTVRHTGDAHYKAGVHHGEDIYEMGKFIVHFFSRKKVQDLAGGYEVLEIDEFEEGALPRKLFRVTMQKKD; the protein is encoded by the coding sequence ATGAATGTTGTTGAGGAAAAAGCCGCTCTGGATGCGCAACAGTTCCACTGGGAACTGATGTTTTCGAAAAATCGTGAAATGTTCGGCGCGGCTCCTAGTAGGGCGGCAATTGAGGCCGTAAAAATTTTCAGGAGAAATAATTGTCGAAAAATTCTTGAATTGGGAAGTGGCCAAGGACGCGATACTTTTAATTTTGCTCATTCTGGCTTCAATGTGACAGCAATGGATTATTCGGAAACCGCCAGCAAGGCGATTAGGTCTAGGGCCGGTGCGCTCGGGGTCGCGCATGCGGTCCGGGCGATTTGCCGCGATGTTCGGCAGCCTATGCCTTTTGACGATGCTTCGTTCGATGCGTGTTTTTCCCACATGTTGTTTTGTATGGCGCTTAGAGACGAGGAGATTGAGCGAATCGCCGCTGAGGTTTGTCGGGTGCTCCGTCCGGGCGGGATACACGTCTATACAGTACGGCACACGGGAGATGCGCATTATAAGGCGGGTGTTCATCATGGCGAGGACATATATGAGATGGGTAAATTTATTGTTCATTTCTTCAGTCGGAAGAAGGTTCAGGATCTTGCCGGGGGATATGAAGTTCTGGAAATAGATGAATTTGAAGAAGGAGCTCTGCCTCGAAAGTTGTTTCGGGTGACGATGCAAAAAAAAGATTAA